One region of Myxocyprinus asiaticus isolate MX2 ecotype Aquarium Trade chromosome 38, UBuf_Myxa_2, whole genome shotgun sequence genomic DNA includes:
- the LOC127428777 gene encoding protein POF1B-like, with product MVFFEVQWNLRKLYTTRFFVNVISSLTSGLNITENMTLPYTQTVRTLKTVNVSEQSSPTLLSPTPFAINEGTTTYRTVNLSGAQLQPVQYINSAVDGNVVYGGGTRYLVPVQQRPAESFVYLSQAPRVVSPVYVQNIQPVSVSSFDETDVYRQVSFSQSSSPVKSPEPSEPESVENNSFRKEVVDVKNGLSTKTITEEIKVEPVVKIDNRYFGELLAEVFRKNCDIHTYISEHVAKIRGRKHLLDPTIDYKVEKEEIEALIPKGGSELTKQQIRYLLQTRMTADKTMRLLLTTFSSLREELMHLQEDLRRLESEKEELERDLSFKANQASQYDRLLETVREHNRQLQVAVKESNNAQRTLESQLLVLQSKDPSKDFRIKELEGSKRALEEENELLRKKMVGQGSSSTVQIKTQELSKQYEQMLNELREEKERELKSLRSQLIKIQTERTTITNTSDSSLELRITELLTKLEQRESVIKHQEEEIRRLKQQKSDSSSSTTKTVITKRYMNQYPILGLLSDDYQYTPPIKEDRTVVIESTGGITRRVI from the exons atggtattctttgaagtacagtGGA ACCTTCGCAAACTTTACACGACCCGTTTCTTCGTCAATGTTATTTCTTCTTTAACGTCAGGACTTAACATTACCGAAAACATGACTCTTCCCTACACCCAAACCGTGAGGACTCTCAAAACCGTGAACGTCTCGGAACAGAGCTCACCGACGCTCTTGTCACCCACTCCGTTCGCGATAAACGAAGGCACGACGACGTACCGAACGGTGAATCTCTCGGGAGCCCAGCTGCAGCCGGTGCAGTATATTAACAGCGCGGTGGACGGAAATGTTGTGTACGGTGGAGGCACGCGTTACCTGGTGCCCGTACAGCAGCGGCCCGCGGAGTCGTTCGTGTACTTGAGTCAGGCGCCGCGCGTCGTCTCACCGGTGTACGTACAGAACATACAGCCGGTGAGCGTCAGCAGCTTCGACGAGACTGACGTCTACAGACAAGTA AGCTTCAGCCAGTCCTCCAGTCCAGTCAAGAGCCCTGAACCCTCAGAG CCAGAGTCGGTGGAGAACAACAGCTTCAGGAAGGAGGTTGTGGACGTGAAGAATGGTCTTTCCACTAAAACGATCACTGAGGAGATCAAGGTGGAGCCGGTTGTCAAGATAGACAACCGCTACTTTGGGGAGCTTCTTGCCGAGGTCTTCCGCAAGAACTGCGACATTCACACCTACATCTCCGAACATGTGGCCAAGATCCGGGGAAG GAAACACCTTCTGGACCCCACCATTGACTACAAG GTGGAGAAAGAAGAAATAGAGGCTCTTATTCCTAAAGGAGGGTCTGAATTGACAAAGCAACAGATCCGCTACCTGCTGCAG ACTCGTATGACGGCTGATAAGACCATGCGTCTGTTGTTGACCACATTCAGCAGTCTGCGAGAAGAGCTTATGCATCTGCAGGAGGATCTGAGG cgtCTAGAGAGTGAGAAGGAGGAGCTGGAGAGAGATCTGAGCTTTAAAGCCAATCAGGCTTCGCAGTATGACAGACTACTGGAGACTGTACGTGAGCACAACAGACAACTGCAG GTGGCTGTGAAAGAGAGTAACAATGCTCAGCGTACTTTAGAGAGTCAGCTACTGGTCCTCCAGAGCAAAGACCCCAGCAAAGACTTCCGCATCAAAGAGCTGGAGGGCAGCAAGAGGGCTCTTGAGGAAGAGAATGAGCTCCTGAGGAAGAAG ATGGTTGGTCAGGGCAGTAGTTCCACTGTCCAAATCAAAACACAGGAGCTGTCCAAACAGTACGAACAGATGCTGAATGAACTACGAGAGGAGAAGGAGAGAGAACTCAAGAGCCTGCGG TCTCAGCTGATAAAGATTCAGACCGAGCGCACCACCATCACAAACACCTCTGACAGTAGCCTGGAACTGCGTATCACTGAGCTCCTCACCAAACTCGAGCAACGTGAAAGTGTCATCAAACACCAGGAGGAG GAGATCAGACGACTCAAGCAGCAGAAGAGTGACAGCTCCAGCAGTACGACGAAAACTGTCATTACCAAGAG ATACATGAACCAGTACCCTATTCTGGGTCTGCTGAGTGATGATTACCAGTACACACCACCCATTAAAGAGGACAGGACTGTCGTCATCGAGAGCACTGGAGGGATTACCAGACGGGTAATCTAG